From the genome of Fundulus heteroclitus isolate FHET01 chromosome 7, MU-UCD_Fhet_4.1, whole genome shotgun sequence, one region includes:
- the LOC118563813 gene encoding uncharacterized protein LOC118563813, translating into MDEVNVTYLTLDGYVEMNKYRYLYFTIILIVYILIICSNATIVYLIWIHKNLHEPMYIFIAALLFNCVLYSTTVYPKLLIDFLSEKQIIKYSSCIFQLFLFYSVGGTEFLLLATMAFDRYVSICKPLRYPIIMRKTTVKLLLVVAWFLPACYIGAEAILVAEAKICNLNLNGIFCNNAILTLQCVRSTPLTIFGIVTLINVGLVPMLFTVFTYANILVISYKSSKTFRKKAAETCVPHLLVLISFSYLSTYDVVIARIQSDLPKTARFIMTLQIFLYHPLFNPFIYGLKMKEISKHLKRMFSMKKLVSGEPFSIPSTDSSDLTFEKVEEGFRSFVPLIKKLREDLLHYYPPVLEEGIKKLEEKYRTALKNDYHHPAYSAILKSPTRGQSSLSHQTFEPANANIHTSVPVHTSKNSSVPDHEEVDTLDSAQPLAAEGLLCLRYSDCGTLCAAALLVDMLGNLWCLLRTEKQAALARFQGRCRDVGVVCFTETWLGGAVAVSAISRDGFELIRADGTLAESRKKSGGGLVVFVNERWCNAAHAHVKQKICCSDVEILAGSLRPYYLPRQFGHVILLCAYIPPPPL; encoded by the exons ATGGATGAGGTAAATGTTACCTATTTAACATTGGATGGTTATGTAGAAATGAACAAATACaggtatttgtattttactatTATCCTGATAGTGTATATTCTAATAATCTGCAGTAATGCCACTATTGTGTATCTTATCTGGATTCACAAAAACCTCCATGAGCCGATGTACATCTTCATTGCAGCTTTGTTATTCAACTGTGTTCTTTACAGCACAACTGTTTATCCAAAGCTTCTGATTGACTTTTTATCTGAAAAACAGATCATAAAATATTCATCCtgcatttttcagttatttttgttttattctgtagGTGGTACAGAATTCTTATTGTTAGCAACCATGGCCTTTGATAGATATGTGTCAATATGTAAACCTCTGAGGTATCCAATTATTATGAGAAAAACTACTGTGAAACTTCTTCTGGTTGTAGCTTGGTTTTTACCTGCTTGTTACATTGGAGCAGAAGCAATACTGGTTGCTGAAGCTAAAATATGTAACTTAAACCTGAATGGCATATTCTGTAACAATGCAATTTTGACTCTTCAATGTGTGAGATCCACACCACTTACAATATTTGGCATTGTTACATTAATAAATGTTGGACTAGTTCCTATGCTCTTCACTGTATTTACATATGCAAATATATTAGTAATTTCTTATAAAAGctcaaaaacatttagaaaaaaggcTGCTGAGACCTGTGTGCCACATCTGCTGGTTTTAATCAGCTTCTCCTATTTGTCTACATATGATGTAGTTATAGCTAGAATACAATCAGATTTACCAAAAACTGCACGCTTTATAATGACTTTGCAAATATTTCTGTATCATCCTTTATTCAATCCATTTATatatggattaaaaatgaaGGAAATTTCTAAACACTTAAAAAGAATGTTTTCAATGAAAAAACTAG TCTCCGGCGAACCATTCAGCATTCCTTCCACCGATTCCTCTGACCTCACTTTCGAGAAGGTGGAGGAGGGCTTTAGGTCATTTGTGCCCCTAATCAAGAAGCTCAGAGAGGACCTGCTTCACTATTATCCTCCTGTTTTAGAGGAAGGAATAAAGAAGCTGGAGGAGAAGTACAGAACCGCATTGAAAAATGATTACCATCATCCAGCTTATTCAGCGATTCTGAAATCACCCACCAGAGGTCAGTCTTCCCTCTCCCACCAAACCTTCGAGCCAGCCAATGCCAATATCCACACTTCAGTACCCGTCCACACCAGTAAGAACTCTTCTGTGCCAGACCACGAAGAAGTGGACACTCTGGACTCTGCCCAGCCGCTGGCTGCCGAAGGCCTGCTTTGTCTCCG CTACTCGGACTGCGGGACTCTGTGCGCTGCGGCCCTACTCGTCGACATGCTTGGTAACCTGTGGTGCCTGCTGAG GACCGAGAAGCAGGCGGCGCTGGCCCGTTTCCAGGGGAGGTGCAGGGACGTTGGTGTTGTGTGCTTCACGGAAACGTGGCTGGGTGGGGCTGTGGCGGTCTCGGCGATCTCACGGGACGGCTTTGAACTCATCCGCGCAGACGGAACTTTGGCAGAGAGCAGAAAAAAGAGTGGAGGTGGGCTGGtggtgtttgtgaatgagaggtGGTGTAACGCAGCGCATGCGCACGTGAAGCAGAAGATATGCTGCTCGGACGTTGAAATCCTGGCAGGGAGTTTGAGACCTTACTACTTGCCGCGACAGTTTGGCCACGTGATCTTGCTCTGTGCTTATATACCTCCCCCACCCCTCTGA
- the LOC105940255 gene encoding olfactory receptor 6Y1-like: MDEVNVTYITLDGYVEMNKYKYLYFTVILIVYILIICSNATIVYLIWIHKNLHEPMYIFIAALLFNCVLYSTTVYPKLLIDFVSEKQIIQYSSCIFQLFLFYSAIGTEFLLLATMAFDRYVSICKPLRYPIIMRKTTVKLLLVVAWFLPACHIGGEAILIAEAKICNLNLNGIFCNNAIFTLQCVRSTTLTIFGIFTLINISILPMLFTVFTYANILVVSYKSSKTFRKKAAETCVPHLLVLISFSYLCTYEVVIARIESGLPKTTRFIMTLQLFLYPPLFNPFIYGLKMKEIFKHLKRMFSIKKLG, from the coding sequence ATGGATGAGGTAAATGTTACCTATATAACGTTGGATGGTTATGTAGAAATGAACAAATAcaagtatttgtattttactgttaTCTTGATAGTGTATATTCTAATAATCTGCAGTAATGCCACTATTGTGTATCTTATCTGGATTCACAAAAACCTCCATGAGCCGATGTACATCTTCATTGCAGCTTTGTTATTCAACTGTGTTCTTTACAGCACAACTGTTTATCCAAAGCTTCTGATTGACTTTGTATCTGAAAAACAGATCATACAATATTCATCCtgcatttttcagttatttttgttttattctgcaATTGGTACAGAATTCTTATTGTTAGCAACCATGGCCTTTGATAGATATGTGTCAATATGTAAACCTCTGAGGTATCCAATTATTATGAGAAAAACTACTGTGAAACTTCTTCTGGTTGTAGCTTGGTTTTTACCTGCTTGTCACATTGGAGGAGAAGCAATACTGATCGCTGAAGCTAAAATATGTAACTTAAATCTGAATGGCATATTCTGTAACAATGCAATTTTCACTCTTCAATGTGTGAGATCTACAACACTTACAATATTTGGCATTTTTACATTAATAAATATTAGCATACTTCCTATGCTCTTCACGGTTTTTACATATGCAAATATATTAGTCGTTTCTTATAAAAGctcaaaaacatttagaaaaaaggcTGCTGAGACCTGTGTGCCACATCTGCTGGTTTTAATCAGCTTCTCCTATTTGTGTACATATGAAGTAGTTATAGCTAGAATAGAATCAGGTTTACCAAAAACAACACGCTTTATAATGACTTTGCAATTATTTCTGTATCCTCCTTTATTTAATCCATTTATatatggattaaaaatgaaggaaatttttaaacacttaaaaagAATGTTCTCAATTAAAAAACTGGGTTGA